One part of the Sorangiineae bacterium MSr11954 genome encodes these proteins:
- a CDS encoding serine/threonine protein kinase, with translation MASVWLARLHGKHGFEKLVAVKTILPQYASDARFQQMFLDEARIAAGIEHANVAQILDLGEQGEVFYLVMEWVDGDSVSKLHRAVRKRQATMPMGVVLRIMADTCAGLHAAHEMRDPSGTSLGVVHRDVSPQNILVSVNGAAKLIDFGIAKARDRLSGDTTAGLLKGKIQYMAPEQAIGKTVDRRADVWAIGAVMYYMLTGAPPYDGANQLATLHMLTSGDPPPPLPSTYPPELDALCQRALAFEPDDRIGSAAELHRALERLMIAMGCHTTSSDVATFVHEHLGERTEARRKAVEHALRASTERRRAASAGLTAENPAPPDVHLRETRPLRAIDRRSFTPTDADAPRAPDAWVVPPAPSLPSLPSARAATGGEDDAPVSLITAGTLGSAVIGFPNAAGPSSGAPSFHEVSLRARHFVAAAIGVLGAVVFVVVFALASFLLRQREPGRRAVLAAPPGVPVAPEVRDAQGARDAHDAQQAHETQESPSLAVAPLRGAELPDASEENKGGATATRTKAPKASSSAAKRDYGF, from the coding sequence ATGGCATCAGTCTGGCTCGCGCGCCTTCATGGCAAGCACGGCTTCGAGAAGCTGGTCGCCGTCAAGACGATCCTGCCGCAGTACGCGAGCGATGCGCGCTTTCAGCAGATGTTCCTCGACGAGGCCCGCATCGCGGCCGGCATCGAGCACGCCAACGTCGCGCAGATCCTCGATCTGGGCGAGCAGGGCGAGGTGTTCTACCTGGTGATGGAGTGGGTGGACGGCGACTCCGTGTCGAAGCTTCACCGCGCCGTGCGCAAGCGGCAGGCGACGATGCCGATGGGCGTGGTGCTGCGCATCATGGCCGACACCTGCGCGGGTTTGCACGCAGCCCACGAGATGCGCGATCCCTCGGGCACGAGCCTTGGCGTGGTGCACCGCGATGTCTCCCCGCAGAACATTTTGGTGAGCGTCAACGGCGCGGCCAAGCTGATCGACTTTGGCATCGCCAAGGCGCGCGATCGCCTCTCGGGTGATACGACCGCCGGGCTCCTCAAGGGAAAAATCCAGTACATGGCGCCGGAGCAGGCGATCGGCAAAACGGTCGACCGGCGGGCCGACGTGTGGGCCATCGGCGCGGTCATGTACTACATGCTCACGGGCGCACCGCCGTACGACGGCGCCAACCAGCTCGCGACGTTGCACATGCTGACCAGCGGCGATCCTCCACCGCCGCTCCCCTCGACCTACCCGCCGGAGCTCGACGCCTTGTGCCAGCGCGCGCTGGCGTTCGAGCCCGACGATCGCATTGGCTCGGCGGCCGAGCTGCACCGGGCGCTGGAGCGGCTCATGATCGCGATGGGGTGCCATACGACCTCGAGCGACGTCGCCACCTTCGTGCACGAGCACCTCGGCGAGCGCACCGAGGCGCGGCGCAAAGCCGTCGAGCACGCGCTGCGGGCGAGCACCGAGCGCCGGCGCGCGGCGAGCGCGGGGCTCACCGCGGAAAATCCGGCACCGCCCGACGTACATCTTCGGGAGACGCGGCCTTTGCGGGCCATCGATCGGCGCTCCTTTACACCGACGGACGCCGATGCGCCCCGCGCGCCCGATGCGTGGGTGGTGCCGCCTGCACCGAGCTTGCCGAGCTTACCGTCGGCGCGCGCGGCGACGGGCGGCGAAGACGATGCGCCCGTGTCGCTGATCACGGCGGGCACGCTGGGCTCGGCGGTGATTGGGTTCCCCAATGCCGCGGGGCCATCGTCGGGTGCGCCGAGCTTTCACGAGGTGAGCTTGCGTGCGCGGCATTTCGTTGCGGCGGCCATCGGCGTTTTGGGTGCGGTGGTGTTCGTGGTGGTGTTTGCGCTGGCTTCGTTCCTTCTTCGTCAGCGCGAGCCGGGGCGGCGTGCGGTGCTTGCGGCGCCGCCGGGTGTGCCGGTCGCTCCGGAAGTGCGGGACGCGCAGGGCGCGCGTGACGCGCATGACGCGCAGCAGGCGCACGAAACGCAGGAATCGCCTTCGCTTGCGGTTGCCCCGCTGCGGGGCGCCGAGCTTCCGGATGCCTCCGAGGAGAACAAGGGCGGGGCCACGGCGACGCGCACCAAAGCGCCGAAGGCGTCGAGCTCCGCGGCGAAACGCGATTACGGCTTTTAG